In the Ricinus communis isolate WT05 ecotype wild-type chromosome 3, ASM1957865v1, whole genome shotgun sequence genome, aattttcctttctaaaattactttttattcttaaagaAAGAACGAGtagttttaacttttattttttaaaatataattaatttaaaataaatatataaatacatgTGCTAATTTAATCACAGAATTAAAGAGTATATCCAAATTAAATTTGCTGACAAAATTTACTAGCCAAATGCGTCTCTAATCTCATCCACTAATTATAGCTCTTCGAAAGATAACAATCTTATCCAAATTCTCTGCCCTCATGTTTTTAAATCTCCAATACCTCGTGTTGTTCACTTTCTTCACATCTTACTATATTTGtatccatttttttttaattatttgttcaTTACGCATTAAAAATAGATCTTTATACTTGTATGttgttaatataatttttttattaaattctttatggttattcttttttatttatatttagatagagatttatatattcattttcataaaagtatttttcataGATGTGAAGAATCTTCAATATTccaatattgaaattttagagaaaaaattaataagtttcATTGAATGTGCTATGTTTGCCAGTCTTGCATTTTCATCAACCAATTTGTAAAAATCtaatgtcattttcttttatattttttataattatactcGCGACTAAGAGCGAATCTTTTGCCACATCATGGGATGTGAAAGAAAGAATATCGTGGTGTTATTTGCCTattgaaaagattaatatttaattcattaatattattttatttaaagattagaaggaaaataaaaaaaaaaaaagatggaaAAAATCCAATCCAATGGGTGCTTCAAATTCCATTTTTGTTTCGATTCGACTTCCCGAATTGACCGAACGAGGCCTTAAGCAACAACGATAGGTGGGCATCAGAATAGCTGCCAAAAACAAAGCGGGAAAAGTTAAAACCAGATGGCGGGAAACTTTCCCGAAACATCACGCATAAGTTCATACCCGCTactgattttattgatttgcaAATATTTTCTATCTAATCTCTGATTTTAGGGTTTCAAAGATGTTCTCCAGCAGCCAATTCGAATCCTTTTCCGGCGGTGGATTTATGTCTTCGCAGTCAAGTCAGCCAACCGATTCGGCTCCATCCCCTGCAAAAGTAAGTAATCTGATCTAGAGACAATATTTATGGCTGCTGAGAAAATGtagaaaacaaaacagaacATTATATACGCATGGAGAAAAAAAGAGGTTTCACTTCACTCTAATGTTaccttaattattaattgtaaaCAGACAGGGTGTTCGGATATTAATCACTAATAGTTGAATTTGATTTGGTTGgcctatattttttaatttatttttctaatgtaTGCTTCCAGAGTCGTGATTCTCAGGGTTTGGTACCGGTAACAGTGAAGCAGATAAGTCAGGCTTCTCATTCTGGTGATGAAAATTCAAATTACGTGATCGATGGCGTGGATGTGACCAACGTAATGATATTCCGTTCTTATCAACGATCACTGtggttttgtttgtttctaacagtaaaaatgaaaCTGGATTcgattttcttctttgttctAGGTTACTGTGGTTGGGATGGTGTTTGATAAAGCTCAAAACGTAACCGATGTTAATTTCACCGTGGATGACGGAACAGGCCGAATTGGTTGTAAAAGATGGTAAATTGAGCTCCCCTGGATTTATCTTTTCAGAGTGTATTGTTATAAAAGCTTAGTCAATATCTCTTGTTAAATGTTAAgtcaattttaaatatttgcaGACAAAGAATGCATGAATTTGGAAACTGTTGAATTAAGATTTTGTCTCTACTCTTTGCTGTGTAAAGATCATTTGAACACGTGCTCGATTTTCTTTGACCCGTATGTGATCCTTTTATTACAGGGTGAACGAGAATTTTGACAGCTCGGAAATGGAGACGATACAGTGAGTCTTCCTCATTGTGCATTCTCTTAGTGAACTCACTGTTTGTATTATGGCGCGTGCCTTGCTTTCAGTGACGAGTGATTATGTAACACATAATTTgagttattctaatttttggTTATCCACTTTGCAATAGAGATGGAATGTACGTTCGTGTTAGTGGGCATCTGAGAAGTTTTCAAGGCGTAAGACAGTTGGGTGCTTTCTCTGTGAGGTATGGGCACAACAAGTTTTCAATACGAATGTGATAATTGCAACAGGATTCTTCTTCTTAAGCAATGTGTATTCCATTTAAACTGATGATTCAAAATTTGAGAGAGTTAGTTTCCTTATACCACATGTATGGTTTGAATTTgctacttttaaaatataaatactctAGCCTATTTTTTAGAAACAAATTCATtgtgttttcttattttcctgATTACTCTGCTATGCAGGCCAGTAATGAACTTTGATGAGGTTACTTTCCACTTTATTGACTGCATACACACCCATTTGCTGAACTCTAAGTCACAGGTATTGATCGCTAGAGCTGATGAAACATGCTCTCTCAGTTAcattacatatattaaataatccAAAACAGATGGGTTACAAGTAtatgtaattcttttaaacTGTTAATTGATCGTGTATTTGCGCTAACCGAAGCTGCAAGGTGGTGCCTCAATTCAGACTCAGAATGTAGAATCATCCACGAGCACTCAGACATCTAACTCTATCCAAGTATGAGACTAATTACTGTGCATAGTTTGTGTTTGGTTATCCTTGTTTATGTGTTTGGCATAATATTCTATATTTGTTTCTCCAGTTCACCAAGCAATACAGCGTTGATGGACTAAAGGACTGTG is a window encoding:
- the LOC8282067 gene encoding LOW QUALITY PROTEIN: replication protein A 32 kDa subunit A (The sequence of the model RefSeq protein was modified relative to this genomic sequence to represent the inferred CDS: inserted 1 base in 1 codon), whose product is MFSSSQFESFSGGGFMSSQSSQPTDSAPSPAKSRDSQGLVPVTVKQISQASHSGDENSNYVIDGVDVTNVTVVGMVFDKAQNVTDVNFTVDDGTGRIGCKRWVNENFDSSEMETIQDGMYVRVSGHLRSFQGVRQLGAFSVRPVMNFDEVTFHFIDCIHTHLLNSKSQLQGGASIQTQNVESSTSTQTSNSIQFTKQYSVDGLKDCDQLVLDYLQQSSSMGQEKGIHMDELSQQLKLPMDKIKETIRSLEDEGLIYSTIDEFHYKXNLMKLIIMLSGLWMVRFAISRSSKA